One part of the Vicia villosa cultivar HV-30 ecotype Madison, WI linkage group LG6, Vvil1.0, whole genome shotgun sequence genome encodes these proteins:
- the LOC131614679 gene encoding uncharacterized protein LOC131614679, with protein MSLQYIVHAHYKGEIQSSDAVGIIFANTEICRLKISRNPNFNYLRSRLESKLQAGSISQIIYQNVIFFGNDNVKFVPLKVRDDDDVETMFANHEITGFDYIDLYIKFQIVEQENATIIPNENVEENDDEETEAQVDDLFTTLFETDAINEEEQQIPIEHVYCPPPHLTTLQLTEDQPSFAWPRNPRLLIEGDIAVGNQFKTKADCVRAISKYHMKQCIDFKDHRQLSSQIMCQHLMPLVDKDPSTKVSVCISEIVSEFKFTPSYKKTWIARNKAIEQVYGNWENSYNELPHYLLALKKFVPGTVVEMQTLPVYTDDGTVVNGKQIFHRLFWAFQPSIKGFAYCKPILQVDGTWLYGKYKGTLLMAVAQDGNSNIFPVAFALVEGETADGWGFFLKNLRMHVAPHPGLCLISDRHASIESAYNNPENGWHEPPSVHVYCIRHIAQNFMREIKDRTLRKKVINMGYALNQPTFHYYRNEIGMANGDALRWLDNIPLEKWTRAFDGGRRWGHMTTNLVESMNSVFKGTRNLPITALVRATYYRMGTLFAERGAKWSAVLSSGQTFTENCMKVMKEETAKSSTHHVRIFDYNHNTFSVKETMDHGEGKPMGDYKVNLRDLWCDCGKYQAYRVPCSHVIAACSVVRQDAYALLSNVYRVSNLFGVYSTSFPVLPLDDYWPSFEGDQICHNPLMRRNKKGRPVSSRIRTEMDKYDKLERKCALCRLPGHNRTNCPNVGTSNV; from the exons ATGTCTCTACAATATATTGTGCATGCTCATTACAAAGGAGAAATTCAGTCATCTGATGCTGTTGGGATTATTTTTGCAAACACAGAAATTTGTCGTTTGAAGATAAGCAGAAATCCTAACTTTAATTACCTGCGGAGTAGGTTGGAATCAAAGCTGCAAGCTGGTTCGATTTCACAAATTATTTAtcaaaatgtaatttttttcggTAATGATAATGTGAAATTTGTTCCTCTGAAGGTCCGAGACGACGATGATGTCGAAACAATGTTTGCGAATCATGAAATCACTGGCTTTGATTACATTGATCTCTACATAAAATTTCAAATAGTTGAACAAGAAAATGCAACAATAATTCCTAATGAAAATGTTGAAGAAAACGATGATGAAGAAACTGAAGCACAAGTTGATGATTTGTTTACCACTTTGTTCGAAACAGATGCAATCAATGAAGAGGAGCAACAAATTCCAATTGAACATGTGTATTGTCCACCGCCCCACCTTACAACGTTGCAACTAACTGAAGACCAACCTTCGTTTGCATGGCCACGGAATCCTCGTCTTCTGATCGAGGGTGACATAGCTGTGGGTAACCAGTTCAAAACAAAAGCCGATTGTGTTCGTGCCATCTCAAAATATCATATGAAACAATGTATTGATTTCAAG GATCATAGGCAACTTAGCTCTCAGATAATGTGTCAACATTTAATGCCCCTTGTTGATAAAGACCCTTCAACTAAGGTCAGCGTCTGTATCAGTGAGATTGTGTCTGAATTCAAATTTACTCCGTCGTACAAGAAAACATGGATTGCAAGGAATAAGGCTATCGAACAGGTATACGGTAACTGGGAGAATTCATACAATGAGCTGCCACACTACTTGTTAGCTCTCAAGAAATTTGTTCCTGGTACAGTGGTAGAAATGCAAACACTTCCCGTGTATACAGATGACGGAACTGTTGTCAATGGAAAACAAATTTTTCATCGACTTTTCTGGGCATTCCAACCAAGCATAAAAGGGTTTGCATATTGCAAACCTATACTTCAGGTAGATGGTACCTGGTTATACGGTAAGTACAAAGGTACCCTACTAATGGCGGTAGCTCAAGATGGAAATAGTAATATCTTTCCAGTTGCTTTTGCTCTTGTGGAGGGGGAGACCGCGGATGGTTGGGGTTTCTTTCTAAAGAACTTGAGAATGCATGTAGCCCCTCATCCTGGCTTGTGTTTGATTTCAGACAGGCATGCATCAATTGAAAGTGCTTACAATAATCCAGAGAATGGTTGGCATGAGCCTCCATCTGTACATGTCTATTGTATCAGACATATCGCACAAAATTTCATGAGGGAAATCAAAGACCGTACCCTCCGAAAAAAAGTTATCAACATGG GGTACGCTTTGAACCAACCAACATTCCACTACTACCGAAATGAAATTGGTATGGCTAATGGTGATGCTTTAAGATGGCTAGACAATATTCCATTGGAAAAGTGGACGAGGGCATTTGATGGAGGTCGGCGTTGGGGTCACATGACAACAAACCTAGTGGAATCGATGAACTCGGTATTCAAAGGCACACGTAATCTACCTATTACGGCATTGGTGCGTgcaacatactataggatggGAACACTTTTTGCTGAAAGGGGTGCTAAGTGGAGCGCAGTATTGAGTTCTGGACAAACATTTACAGAAAATTGCATGaaggtgatgaaagaagaaacggCAAAATCCAGCACGCATCATGTAAGAATATTTGACTATAACCATAACACTTTCAGTGTGAAGGAGACAATGGACCATGGTGAAGGAAAGCCTATGGGAGATTACAAGGTAAACCTAAGAGATCTTTGGTGTGACTGTGGAAAGTATCAAGCTTACCGTGTTCCTTGTTCACACGTTATTGCTGCATGTTCTGTGGTGCGCCAAGACGCCTATGCTCTACTGTCTAACGTTTACAGAGTCTCAAACTTATTCGGTGTTTACAGCACAAGTTTTCCAGTACTACCATTAGATGATTATTGGCCCTCCTTTGAAGGAGATCAAATTTGTCACAACCCATTGATGCGGAGGAACAAGAAAGGTCGTCCGGTGAGCTCACGTATTAGAACGGAAATGGACAAGTATGATAAGTTAGAGAGAAAATGTGCGTTGTGTCGTCTTCCTGGTCACAACCGAACGAATTGTCCAAATGTTGGAACCAGTAATGTGTag
- the LOC131612405 gene encoding F-box/FBD/LRR-repeat protein At1g13570-like produces the protein MTLLSKKKANENDRISDLPCNVIDGILVNLKIQDQVRTSILSRKWRYLWTSAPHLCFDQDFFERFMHLDDPYPLVCKIIMRVLMLHNGPIHKFSISPWRDYNFNISIEDFIMWIPFMSNNIKHLELLTYSAREDENQIPDILFSCKELTYFKSSSFNLSIPHNFPGFKKLRELYLDDIEFECSALESFMSGCPFLEKLTIHQCTGCYYLVISSPSLKVLVLELVDTESICLQKSNNLIDFTLTASLSRVVIKSLPKIKRFSLDGWGQHEDIIPATLLTSSLSSLEYLKLDGLKFNERGELLHIVSILRSASSLVKLNIQIFSDVNTTQMMEHSKELECCGCCPKLQTVIISVRAYPRQYTLSLVKFILANSPSLKSLTFYFGSYAKVDAPEFLKCSQVLLHMKRASPRAQVNLLHSTNR, from the exons ATGACTTTGCTCAGCAAGAAGAAGGCCAATGAAAATGATCGAATCAGTGACTTACCCTGTAATGTTATTGATGGCATCCTAGTAAACTTGAAAATCCAAGACCAAGTTAGAACTAGTATTTTGTCAAGAAAGTGGAGGTATTTGTGGACTTCAGCCCCGCATCTTTGTTTTGACCAAGACTTTTTTGAAAGATTTATGCATCTTGATGACCCTTATCCTCTAGTTTGTAAAATCATCATGCGTGTTCTTATGCTCCACAATGGGCCTATACACAAGTTTTCTATTTCTCCATGGAGAGACTACAATTTCAACATCTCCATAGAAGATTTCATTATGTGGATCCCCTTTATGTCAAACAACATTAAACATCTTGAGCTTTTGACCTACTCTGCTCGTGAAGATGAAAATCAAATACCTGATATTCTCTTCTCTTGTAAGGAATTGACTTATTTCAAGTCGAGCTCATTTAACTTGTCAATTCCACATAATTTCCCCGGCTTTAAAAAATTGCGTGAACTTTACTTAGATGATATTGAATTCGAGTGCAGTGCACTTGAGAGTTTTATGTCTGGTTGTCCATTTCTTGAAAAGCTCACCATTCATCAATGTACTGGTTGTTATTATCTTGTAATATCTTCTCCTTCTCTCAAAGTCTTAGTGCTGGAATTGGTTGATACCGAGTCAATTTGTCTCCAGAAATCAAATAATCTGATTGATTTTACACTCACGGCATCTCTGAGCAGAGTTGTTAtcaaaagtttgccaaaaattaAGAGGTTTTCTCTGGACGGATGGGGACAG CATGAAGACATCATTCCTGCCACGCTGTTAACAAGCTCATTAAGCTCTTTAGAGTATCTAAAATTGGATGGCTTAAAATTTAATGAAAGAGGAGAACTTTTGCATATTGTTAGTATACTCAGAAGCGCTTCTAGCTTGGTTAAACTTAATATACAG ATTTTCTCCGATGTTAATACCACACAAATGATGGAACATTCAAAGGAGTTAGAATGTTGCGGCTGTTGCCCTAAACTTCAGACGGTGATTATCTCTGTTCGAGCTTATCCTCGGCAGTATACATTGAGTTTGGTAAAGTTCATACTTGCAAATTCTCCTTCGTTAAAGAGTCTTACCTTTTATTTTGGTAGTTATGCTAAAGTAGATGCACCCGAGTTCTTAAAATGTTCACAAGTCTTGTTACATATGAAACGGGCATCACCACGAGCACAAGTTAACTTACTTCACTCTACTAATAGATAA